A stretch of DNA from Halobacteriovorax vibrionivorans:
TTTAAAAATTTCAAAATCTATATTAAGGCCTGCAGTTATTCTAGCAGGCCTTTTTATTTTTAGTGCTCAGGCACAAACTGTTAAGCAATTAACATCAAAGAATTCAGCCAAAAAGAATGAGGATTCGGTCGCTGCAGCTCAACTTTTAAGCGGTCAAGAATTGCACATCCATTCTCTTGGAATTGGAATTGGGCAAACTTTATTAATGAGTGATTTTAAAGACAACGGTGAAGATAAGATCACGGCCGAACTCTTTTATAATTACAAGGCTTCGTACTCTTTTGACTTTTATGCCAACCTTCACTTCTCAAAACATGAACTAGAAGAGAAAGGTACGTATTCAAAAATCTCGGGACTTGTTCTTGGTGCTAAAGGAAAACTTTTTCACTATGATGCCTTTCAACCATTTGTTGGTGGTGGACTTGGCTTCTTCCGTCCTCAATTAAAAACTGTAAACTATAAATCAAAAGGTAAGACAGTATTCGGTTATCAAGCCGTTGCTGGAGCTGACTTCGATCTAAATCGCAAGATTTCAGTTGGTGGAATGTTCATTTACAACAATCCTTTTGATGTCGAACAAGAAAGCACTGCAGACGTAGAAGGTTATTATTTTAAAATGCTTCTTACTGCATTCTATAAATTCTAATGAAGTTTAAAGACTTATATATAGTCACAGGTAAGGGAGGTGTCGGAAAAACCCTCACTTCCCTTGCCTTGACCAAGTCTCTAACTGAACTCGATCAAAATAAGAACGTCTATTTTTTTTCGTTTGAACAAAATGCTGATAAGGATCTTATCAATAAGTTAAATGTTAATACCGTTGAGTTAACGCATATTAGTTCAGTTCAAGAGTATATTGCGAGAAAACTAAACTCCAAAACAATTGCAAAGTGGATTGTATCAACATCTTTTTTTAATGCATTATTTGATATGGTTCCAAGTTTTGGGCAACTCATCTTCTTAGGGCATATTATTGATCTTGCTCGAGATGATCGCAATATCGTCGTCGTTGATGCACCGGCATCAGGTCATCTTCTTTCGACAATACATTCACCAAAAGTCTTTAAAGATATTTTTAAAATCGGTCCCATTGCAAATGATATCGATAAAATGCATAACTTTCTAACAAATGATGAACATACTCAATGTGTGGTTGTTAGCATTCCGACAGAGCTTGCCATTGAAGAAGGCCAAGAACTAGAGCGAGAACTAAAAGAGAAATATAATCTCTCGACAATTGAGATCCTAAATTGTGATCTCTCACTAAATGACTTTCCAGAGGATGATACGCCAGATTTTATCAGGGCAAAAATCCAAGACCAAGAAAGCCTAAAAGAGAAATTTAAGGTTAACCCTCACCTAAGTTTCCCTCAAATTGTCGTACCGACACAAAAAGAACAAGTCGAGGAATTAACAAGAATTATTACAAAGAAAGTTGATATTTTTAAATCAAAGTAGGAATCGTGGAAAACTATAGAGAAGTCGAAATATTTTGTGGAACAGGTGGCGTTGGAAAAACAACGATTTCAACTTCACGTGCCTTCTTTCTGGCTTCTCAAAAAAAGAATGTTCTTTTAATAACGATTGATCCGGCCAAAAGACTGCGTCAATTACTTAGCTTAAAAGATGCATCAGAAGTGATTAAGTTCACTGATAAAGAAATCAGCTTTGATGTTTTATTACTTGATCCTAAAACATCATTTGAAAAGATTCTCGGGAAGAAAGTTGATAATAAAATACTAGAAAACTTAACAAGTAGTCGCGGTGGCCTAAATGAAATTCTTGCAGTCCTAGAGATTCAAAATCAACTTGAAACTAAAAAATATGACTCTATCGTCGTCGACACTGCGCCAGGAAAGAACTTCTTAGACTTTTTGAATTCATCAAATAAGATTAATAAATTCTTTAATAAAACATTTGCTGATGCATTCATGTACATTACTAATAAGAATAAGCCTGGACGCTTCTTTAACCGCATTATTACCGCTGGGATTGAGAAGTTTCTTAATTATTTAGAAAGTGTTACCGGCAAGGGCTTTATTAATGACTTTCTTGAGGCCATCACAATTCTCTATGAGAATCGAGATAAGTTTATTGAAGGTATTAAAGTTGAAAAAGTTCTCAATAGTGCCCAGCGATCGAGGTGGTATCTCGTTACTTCTGCTGAGCATATGAAAGAGGTTGAAACTCAACAGATTCTTGACTCAATTCAGGCCCAAATGACCACAGAACGTTACCTAATAATTAACAAATCATGGTATAACAACCTCGCATCTTGGGAACCCAAGACAGAAAAAATGAAAGAGTTTAAAGATATAATAATCAAACAAGAAGAAATAAAAACTTCGATCTCAAAGAAATCACAGATTGAAGCAATTACATTTCCAGACCTCTCAACGTTTGATCCTATCAAGCAGTTAGAAGAGTTAGAAGAACACTGGAAGTAAATGGAGATTTAATTATGATGAAAGGTGCTAAAGCAAACGTTGTCGAAGCAATTGGGAATACACCAATTGTAAAACTTAATCATATCGGTAAGGACCTTAATTGCGA
This window harbors:
- a CDS encoding ArsA-related P-loop ATPase, whose amino-acid sequence is MKFKDLYIVTGKGGVGKTLTSLALTKSLTELDQNKNVYFFSFEQNADKDLINKLNVNTVELTHISSVQEYIARKLNSKTIAKWIVSTSFFNALFDMVPSFGQLIFLGHIIDLARDDRNIVVVDAPASGHLLSTIHSPKVFKDIFKIGPIANDIDKMHNFLTNDEHTQCVVVSIPTELAIEEGQELERELKEKYNLSTIEILNCDLSLNDFPEDDTPDFIRAKIQDQESLKEKFKVNPHLSFPQIVVPTQKEQVEELTRIITKKVDIFKSK
- a CDS encoding ArsA family ATPase produces the protein MENYREVEIFCGTGGVGKTTISTSRAFFLASQKKNVLLITIDPAKRLRQLLSLKDASEVIKFTDKEISFDVLLLDPKTSFEKILGKKVDNKILENLTSSRGGLNEILAVLEIQNQLETKKYDSIVVDTAPGKNFLDFLNSSNKINKFFNKTFADAFMYITNKNKPGRFFNRIITAGIEKFLNYLESVTGKGFINDFLEAITILYENRDKFIEGIKVEKVLNSAQRSRWYLVTSAEHMKEVETQQILDSIQAQMTTERYLIINKSWYNNLASWEPKTEKMKEFKDIIIKQEEIKTSISKKSQIEAITFPDLSTFDPIKQLEELEEHWK
- a CDS encoding outer membrane protein translates to MILKISKSILRPAVILAGLFIFSAQAQTVKQLTSKNSAKKNEDSVAAAQLLSGQELHIHSLGIGIGQTLLMSDFKDNGEDKITAELFYNYKASYSFDFYANLHFSKHELEEKGTYSKISGLVLGAKGKLFHYDAFQPFVGGGLGFFRPQLKTVNYKSKGKTVFGYQAVAGADFDLNRKISVGGMFIYNNPFDVEQESTADVEGYYFKMLLTAFYKF